Proteins encoded by one window of Fischerella sp. PCC 9605:
- a CDS encoding CopG family transcriptional regulator, which translates to MNEAASHRYLNIATPSRKSSFKRVTLDLTPDEADQLEKYCSQTGKVATDVIRELIQNFPMP; encoded by the coding sequence ATGAATGAGGCTGCATCGCATAGATATCTCAATATTGCAACCCCTTCTAGAAAATCATCATTCAAGCGAGTTACCCTAGACTTGACACCAGATGAAGCCGATCAACTTGAAAAATATTGCAGCCAAACAGGGAAAGTAGCAACAGATGTGATTCGGGAACTCATTCAAAACTTCCCCATGCCTTAA